A window of Rhodospirillaceae bacterium contains these coding sequences:
- a CDS encoding recombinase family protein, whose protein sequence is MHKTKNRKTTAGKVSTRCAIYTRKSHEEGLEQEFNSLDAQRESCEAYIASQKHEGWTCLPEMYDDGGISGATMERPALKRLLADIETGKVDTVVVYKVDRLTRSLSDFAKIVEVFDTHGVSFVSVTQAFNTTTSMGRLTLNMLLSFAQFEREVTGERIRDKIAASKKKGMWMGGLPPLGYDVKDRKLVVNEAEAETVRTIYRRYVALGSVPALKEELDRDGIASKARSNRFGRQTGGKPLARGALYHMLQNPIYLGRIVHKETSYPGEHKAIIDEALLNKVQQKLAANRIDRANGVDAAQPSLLAGLLYDDAGEPMTPSHANKKGTRYRYYVSKALVRGNRRRAPRGRRVPAGDLEELVEGRLRQFLASETKVFDAIAAMVADVSERAAVVARVTNLAEQWPKMKPSERRRILTVFVDRIDLLRETLEIHIMPGRLITILGDQNDPQDWTRPETNAAPTITFTVPARIKRTGMETRLLIDGDDGNVRRKPDRSLCRVLAQAHQYHGMLMRKGGKTIAELAAEVGITGSYFTRILRLSFLAPDVVKAILHDRHPIELTAKRLANEVRLPIAWEEQRTRLGIG, encoded by the coding sequence ATGCATAAGACCAAGAACCGCAAGACGACCGCCGGCAAGGTTTCGACCCGCTGCGCGATCTACACGCGCAAGTCCCATGAGGAGGGGCTGGAACAGGAGTTCAACTCCCTCGACGCCCAGCGCGAATCTTGCGAGGCCTATATCGCAAGCCAGAAGCACGAGGGCTGGACCTGTCTGCCCGAGATGTACGACGACGGCGGCATCTCGGGCGCTACCATGGAGCGACCGGCCCTGAAACGCCTGCTTGCCGATATCGAGACAGGCAAGGTCGATACGGTCGTCGTCTACAAGGTCGATCGGCTGACAAGATCCTTAAGCGATTTTGCGAAGATCGTCGAGGTATTCGACACACACGGCGTCTCCTTCGTCTCTGTGACGCAAGCCTTCAATACCACGACCTCAATGGGCCGGCTCACCCTCAACATGCTGCTCTCCTTCGCCCAGTTCGAACGCGAGGTCACCGGCGAGCGCATCCGCGACAAGATTGCTGCTTCCAAGAAGAAGGGCATGTGGATGGGTGGCCTGCCGCCGCTCGGCTACGACGTGAAGGACAGAAAGCTTGTCGTCAACGAAGCCGAAGCCGAGACCGTTCGCACCATCTACCGGCGCTATGTCGCGCTCGGTTCGGTCCCCGCCCTCAAGGAAGAACTCGACCGGGACGGCATCGCAAGCAAGGCCCGGTCTAACCGGTTCGGTCGCCAAACCGGTGGCAAGCCGCTCGCCCGCGGCGCGCTCTATCATATGCTGCAAAACCCTATCTATCTTGGGCGCATCGTCCACAAGGAGACGAGCTACCCCGGTGAACACAAAGCAATCATCGACGAAGCGCTGTTGAATAAGGTGCAGCAAAAGCTGGCAGCGAACCGCATCGACCGTGCAAACGGAGTCGACGCAGCGCAGCCGAGTCTCCTTGCCGGGTTGCTCTACGACGATGCCGGCGAACCCATGACCCCTAGCCATGCCAACAAGAAGGGAACGCGGTATCGCTACTATGTCTCGAAAGCACTCGTCCGGGGAAACCGGCGTCGCGCACCACGTGGCCGACGGGTACCGGCCGGCGACCTCGAAGAACTCGTCGAGGGGCGTCTCAGACAGTTCCTGGCAAGCGAGACGAAGGTCTTCGATGCGATCGCGGCGATGGTTGCCGACGTGAGCGAGCGTGCCGCCGTCGTTGCCCGCGTCACGAATCTTGCCGAACAGTGGCCCAAGATGAAACCGTCCGAGAGACGCCGTATCCTCACAGTCTTTGTCGACCGGATCGACCTCCTGCGCGAGACGCTGGAGATCCATATCATGCCCGGTCGGTTGATCACGATTCTAGGGGACCAGAACGATCCGCAGGACTGGACGCGACCGGAAACAAACGCCGCGCCGACCATTACCTTCACCGTCCCGGCCCGGATCAAGCGCACCGGCATGGAGACCAGACTCCTGATCGACGGCGATGACGGTAACGTGCGCCGCAAGCCTGACCGCAGCCTGTGCCGGGTACTCGCCCAAGCCCACCAGTATCATGGGATGCTCATGCGCAAGGGTGGCAAGACGATAGCGGAGCTTGCCGCCGAAGTCGGCATCACCGGCTCCTATTTCACCCGCATTCTGCGACTCAGCTTCCTCGCACCGGACGTCGTGAAGGCTATCCTCCACGACCGTCATCCGATCGAGTTGACCGCCAAGCGACTGGCAAACGAGGTGCGTCTACCCATCGCCTGGGAAGAGCAACGCACACGCCTCGGAATCGGCTGA
- a CDS encoding DNA repair exonuclease produces the protein MPSFRFLHTADIHLDSPLKGLSGHEGSLTERIRGATREAFDQLVGRAIEEQVDFLIIAGDLYDGDWRDYKTGLFFVNQMGRLNKAGIPVFLLYGNHDAESQNTRRLVLPENVKVFGSRKPETFKLDELNVVIHGQSFRQRDISENLALTYPDPGAGEFNIGVLHTGLGGMGGHENYAPCDLSDLVNKGYDYWALGHVHQAQVLHERPHIVFPGNLQGRHVRETGSKGACLVSVEDGEINDLTTLHSDVVRWSVVPVELEDVASVGEAFDRIRDALENAVTNFGEGRLLVCRVQLHGHTEFHEQLLATGDHVLAEARSSALGLGEDIAWVEKVVIETEPLIDLQIRADREDAIGDLQRMLREAGADANLIEQLDRDIGEIVRRLPHEVRADVEDVALRAAIEGDHAGLIADVTPYLSARLTMKEG, from the coding sequence TTGCCTTCGTTTCGCTTTCTTCATACTGCAGACATTCATCTGGATAGCCCTTTGAAAGGGTTGTCTGGGCATGAGGGTAGTCTGACTGAGCGTATTCGCGGCGCGACCCGTGAGGCTTTTGACCAACTTGTTGGCCGCGCTATTGAGGAACAGGTCGATTTTTTAATCATCGCAGGCGACCTGTACGATGGTGATTGGCGAGACTACAAAACAGGCCTGTTTTTCGTCAACCAAATGGGTCGCCTTAACAAAGCGGGAATTCCGGTGTTTCTGCTTTACGGCAATCATGATGCAGAGAGTCAGAACACTCGCCGCCTCGTTTTGCCGGAAAATGTGAAAGTTTTCGGCAGCAGAAAACCTGAGACATTTAAGCTTGATGAGTTGAACGTCGTCATCCATGGACAGAGCTTCCGACAGCGAGACATCAGCGAGAATCTCGCTCTGACTTATCCAGACCCGGGCGCGGGTGAATTCAATATTGGTGTTCTGCATACCGGTCTCGGTGGCATGGGCGGACATGAAAATTACGCCCCCTGCGACCTTAGTGATCTCGTGAACAAGGGTTACGATTATTGGGCGTTGGGTCACGTGCATCAGGCTCAGGTGCTACATGAGCGACCGCACATTGTCTTCCCTGGCAACCTTCAGGGACGCCACGTTCGCGAGACCGGCAGCAAAGGAGCATGCCTGGTTTCGGTGGAAGATGGGGAGATCAATGATCTTACTACTCTCCACAGCGATGTGGTGCGATGGTCTGTGGTGCCGGTTGAACTGGAAGACGTCGCCAGTGTGGGCGAAGCTTTCGATCGGATCCGGGATGCGCTTGAAAATGCTGTGACCAATTTTGGCGAGGGACGCTTGTTGGTATGCCGGGTGCAGCTGCATGGTCACACAGAATTCCACGAACAGCTTTTGGCCACTGGGGATCATGTTCTCGCCGAGGCGCGCTCCAGTGCCTTGGGGCTGGGCGAAGACATAGCGTGGGTGGAGAAGGTCGTAATTGAGACGGAACCGTTGATCGATTTGCAAATCAGGGCTGATCGTGAAGACGCTATTGGCGATTTACAGCGTATGCTTCGAGAGGCCGGTGCTGATGCAAACCTTATAGAGCAACTCGACAGGGATATCGGCGAGATAGTTCGACGGTTGCCTCATGAAGTGCGCGCCGATGTTGAAGATGTTGCGCTAAGGGCGGCAATTGAGGGCGATCACGCCGGGCTGATCGCAGACGTTACGCCCTACCTATCAGCTCGTCTAACAATGAAGGAGGGCTGA
- a CDS encoding DNA double-strand break repair Rad50 ATPase, whose amino-acid sequence MRLRRLDLLRYGHFTKKVVELPTDETDFHIIFGPNEAGKSTALAAIEDLLFGIPMHSPYNFLHDYSDMRIGAVLESERSSLEVFRRKGTKCTLLGPDDLPLAGGEGALRSFLVDADRSFFERMFSLDHVRLEEGGREILEANDEIGQMLFSAGAGVAGLRDRLLDLSKEADDLWGARRASRRLFTQAEDKLKEADKELREHTFTANKWQGLKRAYETADEAYIEVEGNFEKVSAEGKRLSRIRRIYRYVRIKTELDGQLDALGEVVLLPEEAGQVLESAERNETKASAAIDTLLGQLEQVTQDLKALTFDKMLVLRADDMRELHERRIEIRREKADLPKRQSELDVADSELRALAKELGWLEDDVDTLISRIPARAKVGVVRSLLEQRGELAASVTKSTQALDEAQADLIKLRDRLGEMGEVIDVSRLAAVVKTVRESGDIAGRVALAEQQATEAQERVDRLLASMNPVLPNENDAAEIKVPPRAGVQKHRDKVQDWDRHFREAHQKTEAVEREADRAGKAFERTVRNERAFTSNELEDARRHRDVLWNLVKLKHIENVPISDEEHAAYADELENLPAAFEPAMRLVDEITNQRFDNAEAVGRLVEMSRIIDEQKELLDQQLKQELALTKEEEQLKSDWQAMWKTAPFEPLESDAMLDWLDARSELLKAVEQRADVNGGLKIQRKEEHESKERLLTELAALDVDRVPLEDDILRVVLERATNVQREQETAAQGEAQLEESVQDAEDEAERCERDHDRAEKAWAEWQGQWSMALRELGLAADLLSDAVGAQIEVIDQMRDWAGKVTQLRHDRIDKIVRDVADFESVVAEIVQQVAKDLLGKPADEAVVKIEMRLAEAQRVQELHKSKSEEVDGLENQITAMKESRHEAMESLIPFKEAAGVDDAKALKAAIESSDALRQLQGKVAENLQTMEQEGDGLAVDELEKECDEIDLDHVAAREESIATELDALRQQLTTAVEVRSLAREAFQAIRGDDSAALAAATRQEAIAEMREVATRYVRVRTSAILLQWAIDRYRREKQAPLLKRAGELFVTITRGSFSDLRVAYDDQDQAHLTGLRADGEVVRVPGMSTGTADQLYLALRLASIGDYLERADALPFVADDLFINFDDDRSAAGFEVLGKLAQKTQVLFFTHHQHLVDIARSTLGTSVHVVTLA is encoded by the coding sequence GTGCGGCTGCGACGCCTTGATCTTCTTCGTTATGGGCACTTCACGAAAAAAGTTGTTGAGCTGCCTACCGATGAGACCGATTTTCATATTATTTTCGGCCCCAATGAAGCTGGCAAATCCACGGCACTCGCCGCGATTGAGGACTTGCTGTTCGGTATTCCGATGCACTCGCCCTATAATTTTTTGCATGATTATTCGGACATGCGCATTGGCGCTGTTCTTGAGAGTGAGAGGTCATCACTCGAGGTCTTCCGACGAAAAGGAACGAAATGTACCCTTCTAGGTCCAGACGACCTGCCATTAGCTGGTGGTGAGGGGGCGTTAAGATCATTTTTGGTTGACGCGGATCGATCTTTTTTTGAACGCATGTTTAGTCTCGATCACGTGCGTCTCGAAGAAGGTGGCCGTGAAATTTTGGAGGCGAATGACGAAATTGGCCAGATGCTCTTTTCCGCAGGAGCCGGCGTAGCGGGCCTGCGGGATCGACTCTTGGACTTGTCGAAGGAAGCTGACGATCTGTGGGGAGCGAGAAGAGCCTCGCGCCGGCTTTTTACCCAGGCAGAAGATAAGCTCAAGGAGGCCGACAAAGAACTGCGGGAGCACACATTCACGGCGAACAAATGGCAGGGACTAAAGCGCGCTTACGAAACGGCTGATGAGGCCTACATTGAGGTTGAGGGGAATTTTGAGAAGGTATCCGCCGAAGGGAAACGCCTTAGTCGCATTCGTAGGATATATCGCTACGTCCGCATAAAGACCGAACTGGATGGACAGCTCGACGCCCTTGGAGAGGTTGTCTTGCTTCCAGAGGAAGCCGGTCAGGTTCTCGAAAGCGCGGAGCGCAATGAAACGAAAGCTTCTGCAGCGATCGACACTCTCCTCGGTCAACTGGAGCAGGTAACTCAGGATCTGAAAGCTCTTACCTTTGACAAAATGCTTGTGCTGCGGGCGGATGATATGCGCGAGCTTCATGAGCGCCGAATCGAAATTCGTCGCGAAAAGGCTGATCTGCCAAAACGCCAATCCGAACTCGATGTTGCAGATTCCGAATTGCGAGCTTTGGCGAAAGAACTAGGCTGGTTGGAGGATGATGTCGATACGTTGATTTCCCGCATTCCGGCGCGGGCTAAGGTCGGTGTCGTACGTTCATTGCTTGAGCAACGCGGTGAGTTGGCTGCAAGCGTAACGAAAAGCACTCAAGCGTTGGATGAGGCTCAAGCCGATTTAATCAAACTCCGCGATCGCCTTGGCGAAATGGGTGAGGTGATCGACGTCTCCAGATTGGCGGCGGTCGTAAAGACGGTGCGTGAGAGCGGCGACATTGCCGGTCGAGTTGCGCTTGCGGAGCAACAGGCCACTGAGGCACAGGAGCGTGTTGATCGTTTGCTTGCTTCAATGAATCCGGTGCTTCCTAATGAAAATGACGCGGCAGAGATAAAAGTGCCGCCACGTGCGGGGGTTCAAAAGCACCGCGATAAGGTTCAGGATTGGGATCGGCACTTCCGAGAGGCGCACCAAAAGACTGAAGCAGTTGAGCGCGAAGCGGACCGCGCAGGAAAGGCTTTCGAGCGCACTGTTCGCAACGAACGCGCCTTTACTAGTAATGAACTGGAGGATGCGCGACGCCATCGCGACGTGCTCTGGAATTTGGTGAAGCTCAAGCACATCGAAAATGTCCCTATCTCAGATGAGGAACATGCGGCCTACGCCGATGAGCTTGAAAACTTACCTGCAGCCTTTGAACCTGCGATGCGATTGGTTGATGAAATCACTAACCAGCGATTTGATAATGCCGAGGCGGTCGGACGGTTGGTGGAAATGTCCCGCATTATTGACGAGCAGAAAGAACTGCTCGACCAGCAACTGAAACAGGAACTGGCGCTCACAAAAGAGGAAGAGCAGCTAAAGTCCGACTGGCAAGCCATGTGGAAAACCGCGCCGTTCGAACCCTTGGAGTCTGACGCCATGTTGGATTGGTTAGATGCACGCAGCGAACTACTGAAAGCGGTTGAACAGCGCGCTGACGTGAACGGCGGATTGAAAATCCAACGCAAGGAAGAGCATGAATCGAAAGAGAGGCTTTTGACGGAACTGGCAGCCCTTGATGTCGATCGCGTCCCTCTGGAGGACGACATCCTTCGGGTAGTTTTGGAACGAGCAACTAACGTGCAGCGCGAGCAAGAAACTGCGGCCCAGGGCGAGGCTCAGTTGGAAGAAAGTGTGCAGGATGCGGAAGATGAGGCGGAGCGATGTGAGCGCGATCACGACCGTGCTGAAAAGGCATGGGCAGAGTGGCAGGGACAGTGGTCCATGGCCCTGAGGGAACTTGGTTTAGCTGCCGATTTGCTTTCAGACGCGGTCGGCGCACAGATTGAAGTAATAGATCAAATGCGCGACTGGGCGGGTAAGGTCACTCAACTGCGTCATGATCGCATCGATAAAATAGTTCGGGACGTCGCCGATTTCGAGAGTGTGGTCGCTGAGATTGTCCAGCAAGTGGCTAAGGACTTACTAGGTAAACCAGCAGATGAGGCCGTAGTCAAAATTGAAATGCGATTGGCAGAGGCTCAACGTGTTCAGGAGCTTCATAAAAGCAAGTCGGAAGAGGTGGACGGTCTCGAAAATCAGATTACGGCTATGAAAGAAAGCCGGCATGAGGCAATGGAGTCCTTGATCCCTTTCAAGGAAGCTGCAGGTGTGGATGACGCGAAGGCGCTCAAGGCGGCAATTGAAAGTTCTGATGCGCTGCGCCAACTGCAAGGCAAGGTGGCTGAAAACCTGCAAACAATGGAGCAAGAAGGAGATGGGCTGGCGGTTGATGAGTTGGAGAAGGAATGCGATGAAATCGACTTGGACCACGTCGCCGCGCGTGAAGAATCTATTGCCACTGAATTGGATGCATTGCGGCAGCAGCTGACCACTGCTGTTGAAGTCAGATCGCTGGCTAGAGAAGCGTTTCAGGCAATTAGGGGCGATGATTCTGCAGCACTAGCCGCCGCAACTCGGCAGGAAGCCATTGCAGAAATGCGAGAGGTGGCCACTCGTTATGTGCGCGTGCGAACTTCGGCGATATTGCTGCAATGGGCTATTGATCGCTATCGGCGAGAGAAGCAGGCACCTCTCCTCAAACGTGCTGGAGAACTTTTCGTAACGATAACGAGAGGGTCGTTCAGTGATTTACGTGTCGCCTACGACGATCAGGATCAGGCACATTTAACTGGACTGAGGGCCGATGGAGAGGTTGTACGAGTGCCGGGTATGAGCACCGGAACTGCGGATCAGCTATATCTGGCACTTCGTCTGGCGTCGATCGGAGATTATCTGGAACGCGCCGATGCATTACCTTTCGTTGCCGATGATCTATTTATCAACTTCGACGACGATCGTTCCGCTGCGGGTTTTGAGGTGCTCGGCAAACTAGCGCAGAAGACGCAGGTGCTGTTCTTCACCCACCACCAGCATTTAGTGGATATTGCTCGCAGCACCTTGGGAACGTCTGTCCATGTGGTGACGTTGGCATAG